The following proteins come from a genomic window of Bactrocera tryoni isolate S06 chromosome 1, CSIRO_BtryS06_freeze2, whole genome shotgun sequence:
- the LOC120766695 gene encoding facilitated trehalose transporter Tret1-like, translating to MVRKQGLTIFSKRYRMQILVTLAAHIMTLSHGIGLGWLSPTLLILQSPRSPLEFKVAVEDVSWIGSIFGLGSLTSNIFFGLLAARIARKTNMYLLAIPHMLFWILNYFAQSVEYLYASRFFAGLTSGGLYVIGPVFISEISAKEIRGALTSLAMMFYSCGILIGFILPSYLDYHLIPCIVIFLSIIYFAVLSLFPDTPGSLLERGQLEEAEKAFNFYNNIDRKVTVRELCVNELQTSTAISDFEELKASKLKGGKATSITLQDFFNKSALKKFAIAFVLCLQNQFSSSFAFVNYMSHIFAESGSTLNPQDCTIFVGVVQILCTLLASILVEKFGRKTLMLTSTAGMALGMFGFGAFVQFTDDATKAEYNWVPLVAVAFVTATASFGVISLTFTIIVEILPAKIRAQAQSIAMMFCSIMVFITLKLYPYFLFNLGISITMYSCASSCVFTGVYLLIFLPETKGKSMAND from the exons atggtGAGGAAGCAAGGATTAACAATTTTCAGCAAACGTTATCGCATGCAGATTTTGGTAACACTTGCAG CTCACATAATGACGCTTTCCCATGGCATTGGTCTTGGCTGGCTCTCGCCAACACTCTTAATATTGCAGTCTCCACGAAGCCCTTTAGAATTCAAAGTTGCCGTTGAAGATGTGTCCTGGATTGGTTCGATTTTCGGTTTGGGTTCACTTACCAGTAACATATTCTTTGGCCTCTTGGCGGCTCGCATCGCAAGGAAGACAAATATGTACCTCTTGGCGATACCACATATG CTCTTTTGGATCCTTAACTATTTTGCACAGAGTGTCGAGTATCTCTACGCATCGCGTTTCTTTGCGGGGCTAACCAGCGGTGGACTCTATGTCATTGGGCCTGTCTTTATTAGTGAGATTTCAGCTAAAGA AATACGCGGCGCACTCACCTCGTTGGCAATGATGTTCTACAGTTGCGGCATTCTAATTGGCTTCATACTGCCCTCTTACCTCGATTATCATCTTATACCATGCATCGTCATTTTCCTATCCATAATATACTTTGCTGTATTGTCCCTTTTTCCGGATACACCCGGGAGTCTCTTGGAACGAGGTCAGCTGGAAGAAGCAGAGAAAGCTTTCAATTTCTACAATAACATTGATAGAAAGGTTACTGTAAGAGAATTGTGCGTCAATGAACTGCAAACGTCGACAGCGATAAGTGATTTTGAGGAGCTCAAGGCGTCAAAATTAAAAGGAGGGAAAGCCACGTCCATCACTTTGCAAGACTTTT TCAACAAGTCGGCTTTAAAGAAATTTGCGATCGCTTTTGTACTCTGCTTACAAAATCAGTTTTCGAGCAGTTTCGCTTTCGTAAATTATATGTCGCATATATTTGCTGAATCCGGTTCAACATTAAATCCACAGGACTGTACGATCTTTGTGGGTGTGGTGCAGATATTGTGCACACTATTGGCTTCTATTTTGGTTGAAAAGTTTGGTCGTAAAACACTAATGTTGACCTCGACCGCTGGCATGGCGCTTGGCATGTTCGGCTTTGGTGCATTCGTACAGTTCACCGATGACGCAACAAAAGCCGAATACAATTGGGTTCCACTGGTGGCGGTTGCTTTTGTCACCGCAACAGCCTCTTTTGGCGTAATCTCGCTGACCTTTACGATAATTGTGGAAATACTGCCGGCAAAG attCGTGCTCAGGCTCAGTCGATTGCAATGAtgttttgcagcattatggtcTTCATCACGCTGAAGTTGTATCCATATTTTCTCTTCAATCTGGGCATATCGATCACAATGTATTCGTGCGCCAGCTCGTGTGTGTTCACCGGAGTTTACTTGCTCATATTTCTGCCAGAAACGAAGGGCAAATCAATGGCGAACGATTGA